Within Celeribacter marinus, the genomic segment TTAAACCTATTCAGGAATCCTCCGAAGCCTCTGCTATGATGAACCCTGGACTGCCTATGCATGTTGAAAAGACAACGCCACTGGACGGCGCCTCTTTGTGGACCGCATCACGTCAGTCTTTGTTGGGTGACCGGCGCGCCATTGAACGCGGCGACATCCTCACCGTGGTTATCGAAATCGACGAGAGCGCCGAAATTTCAAACAATAGCTCACGCGGACGTTCAGGGTCCGAAAGTATGGGCATTGATAGTCTGCTTGGTATCCCCGAACGCGTGAACGAAGTTCTGCCCGAAGGCGCAACAATGGCAAACGCTGTTGGCACCTCCAGCAACTCGTCATCGTCTGGCTCCGGCTCCGTTCGGCGCAATGAAAAACTACAACTGATGGTCGCGGCGACGATCCTTGATGTATTGCCCAACGGCGTATTGCGCATCTCGGGATCCCAAGAGGTCAGGGTCAATTATGAAATCCGTGAACTGTTGGTCGAGGGCTACGTCAGACCTGAAGACATCTCGCGCAAGAATGAAATCACATATGAAAAAATTGCATCCGCACGCATTTCTTATGGCGGGCGTGGCCAGATCTCTCAAATGCAACAACCGCGGTACGGCCAACAAATTGCCGATATCCTTCTTCCGTTCTAACGGAGCACTATAATGGGAAAACTCATACCAATCCTACTTGCGCTCATCGGTCTTGGTCTAGGTGTCGGGGGCGGGCTTATGTTGCGCCCTGCGCCCGAAGCGGCCGAACTGGGACCATGCGGCGAGGATCCAAATGCACCGCAGCATTCGGACGATGCTGCACCGGAGACACCCGAGGAGGCGGTCGTTTTTGACTACGTCAAACTCAACAACCAATTCGTGATTCCGGACATGGACGAGGGTCAGGTGTCCGCGATGATTGTTCTCTCAATCAGTCTGGAAACCCTACCAAACGCGCGCGAAAAAATTTACGCGCAAGAACCCAAATTGCGCGATGCCTTTTTGCAGGTTCTGTTTGATCACGCCAACATCGGTGGGTTCAAAGGCTCCTTTACCGAGACAACCAAAATGCAAAGCCTGCGCGCCTCTCTTTTGGAAGTCGCCAGTGCGATTTTAGGAGACGATATTGAAAGCGTGCTCGTGACAGATATTGTTCGTCAAGATGTAGGATAGGCTACGGTTTCGACGCGCTCTTTTTTGCGAGGGCCTTGAGAGCTTCAACCTTACCAAAGGCGCGGCGCGTGAGTTCAAATTGAACTTCGCGCCGTTCTGCTATCGTCGCCATATCACGCAAAACGCGCCGCCGTTCGTCACTCAGCCAAGCCGTCCACTTTGCATCTGCGCCACCACGCATCGCTGAATCAAAATCGTCCACGCTTTGCATCTGCGCGCTGCGTTGTTTTGCGGAGTCTTTGAGTGCGTCCAAACGGCTTTGAAATGACACCTCTTCCGCTCGAATTTGAGCCAATCGCCCAAGCTCCAACGTCAGTGTCACTTGAGCCACGTCTTTGAGTTGCTCGATCTTTTTTGTCTTTTGCGTCACAGTCCAACACTCCGCTTGGCGCGCATCTTTTTGCGCATCTCTTCGGCAAACCGGATGGACGCGGCAACGGCCGGATAGTGTTCGGGCCAGATTTCTTGTCCGAGATCGACACCCGCATAAATAGCGCGCGCGGTGGGCGGATCGCGGTGGATCGGAATGTCATGTTCGGCGGCAATTTCGCGAATGGTCGCGGCAATTTCATCAACACCCTTGGCCACACAGACCGGCGCACCACCGCGCATCCGGTCCCATTTCAAAGCAACGGCGTAATGGGTCGGGTTGACGATAATGACATCGGCCTTGGGAACCTCTTTCATCATCTGGTTCATTGCAATTTCATACGCTTTTTGGCGGCGCTTTTGCTTCATATGCGGATCGCCATCCTGATCCTTTGCCTCATCACGCATCTCTTTGTGAGACATACGGTTTTTACGTAGGTGTTCGTTGACCTGAAACAGGTAGTCCACACCGCCGATGACGATTGAGATCGCCAAGACAATTGCAAAGAACCCCAACCCCAATTTCAAAAGCTCAACGGTAATCATGCCGGGGCTCAACGACATCGTCGACACCATTTCCGGCAGCTTCGACCAGAGGTATATCCCAACCACAATCGAATAAATCGACAGCTTGAAAAAGCTCTTGGCGAATTCGAAAATACCCGCGCGGCCAAACTTGTTCTTCGCGTTTGAGATCAGAGAAATTTTTGACATCTTCGGCTCGATGCGATCGGTCGCAAACACGAGTGACTGAGTGGCAAAAAGAGTC encodes:
- the flgH gene encoding flagellar basal body L-ring protein FlgH — encoded protein: MKPITASIAFVALCACSPLEEVGRLPDFKPIQESSEASAMMNPGLPMHVEKTTPLDGASLWTASRQSLLGDRRAIERGDILTVVIEIDESAEISNNSSRGRSGSESMGIDSLLGIPERVNEVLPEGATMANAVGTSSNSSSSGSGSVRRNEKLQLMVAATILDVLPNGVLRISGSQEVRVNYEIRELLVEGYVRPEDISRKNEITYEKIASARISYGGRGQISQMQQPRYGQQIADILLPF
- a CDS encoding flagellar basal body-associated FliL family protein codes for the protein MGKLIPILLALIGLGLGVGGGLMLRPAPEAAELGPCGEDPNAPQHSDDAAPETPEEAVVFDYVKLNNQFVIPDMDEGQVSAMIVLSISLETLPNAREKIYAQEPKLRDAFLQVLFDHANIGGFKGSFTETTKMQSLRASLLEVASAILGDDIESVLVTDIVRQDVG
- a CDS encoding EscU/YscU/HrcU family type III secretion system export apparatus switch protein codes for the protein MSDDDDSDKQHEPSQKKLDDARKRGEIPRSTDVATASAYLGFVVTAMAIGGAALQSTGSVMYGVLENVDLLSDAWFDGSGSAWGGGLMGEILISLIPWFLIPAAFVVATLFATQSLVFATDRIEPKMSKISLISNAKNKFGRAGIFEFAKSFFKLSIYSIVVGIYLWSKLPEMVSTMSLSPGMITVELLKLGLGFFAIVLAISIVIGGVDYLFQVNEHLRKNRMSHKEMRDEAKDQDGDPHMKQKRRQKAYEIAMNQMMKEVPKADVIIVNPTHYAVALKWDRMRGGAPVCVAKGVDEIAATIREIAAEHDIPIHRDPPTARAIYAGVDLGQEIWPEHYPAVAASIRFAEEMRKKMRAKRSVGL